The following are encoded in a window of Hirundo rustica isolate bHirRus1 chromosome 23, bHirRus1.pri.v3, whole genome shotgun sequence genomic DNA:
- the ZBTB44 gene encoding zinc finger and BTB domain-containing protein 44 isoform X3, translated as MGVKTFTHNSPAHSQEMLGKLNMLRNDGHFCDITIRVQDKIFRAHKVVLAACSDFFRSKLVGQAEDESKSVLDLHHVTVTGFIPLLEYAYTATLSINTENIIDVLAAASYMQMFSVASTCSEFMKSSILWNTPNSQQEKVLDAGQENSANCNFTSRDGSLSPVSSECSVVERTIPVCRESRRKRKSYIVMSPESPLKCNTQTSSPQVLNPSTSYPESRNQPVDSSLAFPWTFPFGIDRRLQSEKVKQAENSRTLEMPGPSESTRRMADYVTCESTKASSPLVIEEDVRVKVERLSDEEVHEEVSQPVSASQSSLSDQQTVPGSEQVQEDLLISPQSSSIGSIDEGVTEGLPTLQSTSGTNAHADDDDRLENVQYPYQLYIAPSTSSTERPSPNGPDRPFQCPTCGVRFTRIQNLKQHMLIHSGIKPFQCDRCGKKFTRAYSLKMHRLKHEVTS; from the exons ATGGGTGTTAAAACATTCACTCATAACTCCCCTGCTCACAGTCAGGAGATGCTGGGGAAGCTGAACATGCTCCGGAACGACGGCCACTTCTGCGACATCACCATCCGCGTGCAGGACAAGATCTTCAGGGCGCACAAGGTGGTTCTGGCAGCCTGCAGCGACTTCTTCCGCTCCAAACTCGTTGGCCAAGCCGAGGACGAGAGCAAGAGCGTGTTAGACCTGCACCACGTGACGGTGACAGGCTTCATCCCTCTCCTGGAGTACGCGTACACTGCAACGCTGTCCATCAACACCGAGAACATCATCGACGTGCTGGCTGCCGCCAGCTACATGCAGATGTTCAGCGTGGCCAGCACGTGCTCCGAGTTCATGAAGTCCAGCATTCTGTGGAATACACCCAACAGCCAGCAGGAGAAGGTGCTGGATGCAGGACAGGAGAACAGTGCAAACTGCAATTTCACCTCGCGGGACGGCAGCCTGTCTCCCGTCTCCTCCGAGTGCAGCGTGGTGGAAAGAACCATTCCCGTTTGCCGGGAGTCTCGGAGAAAGCGCAAAAGCTACATCGTTATGTCTCCTGAGAGCCCCCTCAAGTGTAACACACAAACCAGCTCCCCCCAAGTGCTCAATCCTTCAACTTCCTACCCAGAGTCCAGAAATCAGCCCGTGGACTCGTCCTTAGCTTTTCCCTGGACTTTTCCTTTTGGAATTGATCGAAGACTTCAGTCAGAAAAGGTGAAGCAGGCGGAGAACTCTAGGACTTTGGAAATGCCCGGGCCCTCCGAGTCCACCAGGAGGATGGCGGATTATGTGACTTGTGAGAGCACCAAAGCCAGTTCTCCCCTGGTGATCGAGGAGGACGTGCGTGTCAAGGTGGAAAGGCTGAGTGATGAGGAGGTTCACGAGGAGGTGTCGCAGCCTGTGAGCGCATCCCAGAGCTCCCTGAGTGACCAGCAGACGGTCCCAGGGAGCGAGCAAGTGCAGGAGGATCTCCTGATCAGCCCTCAGTCTTCATCTATAG GCTCAATAGATGAGGGGGTTACAGAGGGACTGCCCACACTCCAAAGCACCTCTGGCACTAACGCTCATGCAGACGATGATGATCG tcTGGAGAATGTTCAGTATCCCTACCAACTCTACATTGCTCcttccaccagcagcacagagaggccCAGCCCAAACGGCCCCGACAGACCCTTTCAGTGTCCCACGTGCGGGGTGCGCTTCACTCGCATCCAGAACCTAAAACAACACATGCTTATCCACTCAG